A part of Amycolatopsis lurida genomic DNA contains:
- a CDS encoding glycosyl hydrolase 2 galactose-binding domain-containing protein produces the protein MSFRQKRTRIPLLAMTVTALAAAVCGVTTAPAATGAEVAAPLSVGAAAGNATPIPGYVIQSSAQVSDDSAVSKPGFPTAGWYPVSSRSTVYAGLLQNGKYADPFYSTNMKNVPTAQFSVPWWYRTDLNVDDTSKRTYLDFSGVLSKADVWVNGTKIATKDQVNGAYTRHDLDITAHVRQGVNSVAFKVYPNDPNNDLSMGWIDWAQTPPDQNMGIVRDVLVRRSGPVALRSAHVVQKLNSSLDHADLTVKADVRNDSANAVQATVAGTVAGKPITQTVSLAAKERKTVTFGVVGLDKPNLWWPAGMGGQHRYELDLTASAGGTPSDTSKSKFGVRDVKAPLNSSGGRQYSVNGKPLLIRGGGYTPDLFLRWNETAAADKLKYVLNLGLNTVRLEGHIEPDEFFDLADDLGVLTMPGWECCDKWEGHVNGEEKGEPWVESDYPIAKASMFSEAERLRDHPSVISFHIGSDFAPDRRIEQGYLDAMKAADFTLPVIPSASKRPSPITGASGMKMNGPYDYVPPVYWYDKSQKDRGGAWSFNSETSAGVDIPTMDTLKRMMSDSELETMWKDPSAPQYHRSSSTTFANLKLFANALTKRYGAPADLNDFVRKAQLAQYENVRAEFESHSRNYTDSTNPSTGLIYWMLNSPWTSLHWQLFDAYMDQNGAYYGAKKANEPLHIQYSHDNRSVVVINQTSNAVSGLTATTKLYNLDGTEKYSNTKTGLSVGALGAKATAVTVPAVSGLSNTYLAKLVLTDSSGKEVSRNVYWLSTKADTLNWAGSDWYYTPQSGYADLTGLKNLGQSAVSATAKSVAAGDGTTTTTVTLKNTSGGKLPAFYVDSKVVDAAGKPVLPVEWNDNAVSLWPGETTTLTAKYRTADLKGSKPSVRVSGWNTGTQTVPADGSGPADPVDYQAEDATIVQGAVESNHAGFTGTGFVNYDNVAGSSVEWTVNVPAAGTYDVVVRYANGTTANRPLDFSVNGSISASGVGFGGTGAWPNWTTRTVKVTLAAGVNKIKAVATTANGGPNIDKITL, from the coding sequence GTGAGTTTTCGGCAGAAGAGAACCCGGATCCCCTTACTGGCCATGACCGTCACCGCGCTGGCCGCCGCGGTCTGCGGGGTGACCACCGCTCCCGCCGCCACCGGCGCGGAAGTGGCCGCGCCGCTGTCCGTCGGCGCCGCCGCGGGCAACGCCACCCCGATCCCCGGCTACGTGATCCAGTCCTCGGCACAGGTCAGTGACGATTCGGCGGTGTCGAAGCCTGGCTTCCCCACCGCCGGCTGGTACCCGGTGTCGTCACGCTCGACGGTCTACGCCGGCTTGTTGCAGAACGGCAAGTACGCCGACCCGTTCTACTCGACGAACATGAAGAACGTCCCGACCGCCCAGTTCTCGGTGCCGTGGTGGTACCGCACGGACCTGAACGTCGACGACACCTCGAAGCGCACCTACCTCGACTTCAGCGGCGTGCTCTCCAAGGCCGATGTCTGGGTCAACGGCACAAAGATCGCGACGAAGGACCAGGTCAACGGCGCCTACACCCGCCACGACCTGGACATCACCGCGCACGTGCGCCAGGGCGTCAACAGCGTCGCGTTCAAGGTCTACCCCAACGACCCCAACAACGACCTCTCGATGGGCTGGATCGACTGGGCGCAGACCCCGCCGGACCAGAACATGGGCATCGTGCGCGACGTCCTCGTCCGCCGCAGTGGCCCGGTCGCACTGCGCAGCGCCCACGTGGTCCAGAAGCTGAACTCCTCACTGGACCACGCCGACCTGACGGTCAAGGCCGACGTCCGCAACGACTCGGCGAACGCCGTACAGGCCACCGTCGCCGGCACGGTCGCGGGCAAGCCGATCACCCAGACGGTCTCGCTGGCCGCCAAGGAACGCAAAACGGTCACCTTCGGCGTGGTCGGCCTCGACAAGCCCAACCTCTGGTGGCCGGCCGGAATGGGCGGTCAGCACCGGTACGAGCTCGACCTGACCGCGAGCGCCGGCGGCACGCCGTCCGACACTTCGAAGTCGAAGTTCGGTGTCCGCGACGTCAAGGCGCCGCTGAACTCCAGCGGCGGGCGGCAGTACAGCGTCAACGGCAAACCGTTGCTGATCAGGGGTGGCGGCTACACGCCGGACCTGTTCCTGCGCTGGAACGAGACCGCGGCGGCCGACAAGCTCAAGTACGTGCTGAACCTCGGGCTCAACACGGTCCGGCTGGAAGGCCACATCGAGCCGGACGAATTCTTCGACCTCGCCGACGACCTCGGCGTGCTCACCATGCCCGGCTGGGAATGCTGCGACAAATGGGAAGGACACGTCAACGGTGAGGAGAAGGGCGAGCCCTGGGTCGAGTCGGACTACCCGATCGCCAAGGCGTCGATGTTCTCCGAGGCCGAGCGCCTGCGTGACCACCCGAGCGTGATCTCCTTCCACATCGGCAGCGACTTCGCGCCGGACCGGCGGATCGAGCAGGGCTACCTCGACGCGATGAAGGCCGCCGACTTCACCCTCCCGGTGATCCCGTCGGCGTCGAAGCGTCCGTCCCCGATCACGGGCGCTTCCGGCATGAAGATGAACGGCCCGTACGACTACGTCCCGCCCGTCTACTGGTACGACAAGTCGCAGAAGGACCGCGGCGGCGCGTGGAGCTTCAACTCCGAGACCAGCGCGGGCGTCGACATCCCGACGATGGACACGTTGAAGCGGATGATGTCGGACAGTGAGCTGGAAACGATGTGGAAGGACCCGTCCGCACCCCAGTACCACCGTTCTTCGTCGACGACGTTCGCGAACCTGAAGCTGTTCGCCAACGCGCTCACCAAGCGCTACGGCGCGCCGGCCGACCTGAACGACTTCGTGCGGAAGGCGCAGCTCGCGCAGTACGAGAACGTCCGCGCGGAGTTCGAGTCGCACTCGCGTAACTACACCGACTCGACCAACCCGTCGACCGGGTTGATCTACTGGATGCTCAACAGCCCGTGGACCTCGCTGCATTGGCAGCTGTTCGACGCCTACATGGACCAGAACGGTGCCTACTACGGGGCGAAGAAGGCCAACGAGCCGCTGCACATCCAGTACTCGCACGACAACCGGTCGGTCGTGGTGATCAACCAGACGTCGAACGCGGTGAGCGGGCTGACGGCGACCACGAAGCTGTACAACCTCGACGGCACCGAGAAGTACAGCAACACCAAGACCGGGCTGTCGGTCGGCGCGCTGGGTGCCAAGGCCACCGCGGTCACCGTCCCGGCGGTGAGCGGGCTGTCGAACACCTACCTGGCGAAGCTGGTGCTCACCGACTCGTCCGGCAAGGAGGTCAGCCGGAACGTGTACTGGCTCTCCACCAAGGCCGACACGCTGAACTGGGCCGGCAGCGACTGGTACTACACGCCCCAGTCGGGTTACGCCGACCTGACCGGGCTGAAGAACCTCGGGCAGTCCGCGGTCAGCGCGACGGCGAAGTCGGTCGCCGCCGGCGACGGCACCACCACGACCACCGTGACGCTGAAGAACACCTCGGGCGGCAAGCTCCCGGCGTTCTACGTCGACTCGAAGGTCGTGGACGCCGCGGGCAAGCCGGTGCTGCCGGTGGAGTGGAACGACAACGCGGTGAGCCTGTGGCCGGGCGAAACGACCACGCTGACCGCGAAGTACCGCACCGCCGATCTCAAGGGCTCCAAGCCTTCGGTCCGCGTCTCGGGCTGGAACACCGGCACGCAGACCGTTCCCGCCGACGGCTCCGGACCGGCCGACCCGGTCGACTACCAGGCCGAGGACGCCACGATCGTCCAGGGCGCGGTGGAGTCGAACCACGCCGGGTTCACCGGCACCGGATTCGTCAACTACGACAACGTCGCGGGCAGCTCGGTCGAGTGGACGGTGAACGTACCGGCCGCGGGCACCTATGACGTGGTCGTCCGCTACGCCAACGGGACGACGGCGAACCGGCCGCTGGACTTCTCCGTCAACGGCTCGATCAGCGCGTCCGGGGTCGGCTTCGGCGGCACCGGGGCCTGGCCGAACTGGACGACCAGAACCGTCAAGGTCACGCTGGCGGCGGGAGTGAACAAGATCAAGGCGGTCGCCACCACGGCGAACGGCGGCCCCAACATCGACAAGATCACCCTTTAG
- a CDS encoding YchJ family protein: MITDESRCPCGLGEPYGACCGRFHRGAAAAPTAELLMRSRFSAFAVGDTEYLTKTWHPKTRPADLELDPGQRWTFLEILGKTGGGLLENEGTVEFRAHYRQDRRVDSMHENSRFVRVDGQWSYVAPVS, encoded by the coding sequence GTGATCACCGACGAATCCCGTTGCCCCTGCGGCCTGGGCGAGCCCTACGGCGCGTGCTGCGGCCGCTTCCATCGGGGGGCCGCGGCCGCGCCGACCGCGGAACTCCTGATGCGGTCGCGGTTCAGCGCGTTCGCCGTCGGCGACACCGAGTACCTCACCAAGACCTGGCATCCGAAGACCAGGCCCGCCGATCTCGAGCTCGATCCAGGGCAACGTTGGACGTTCCTGGAGATCCTCGGCAAGACCGGCGGCGGACTGCTGGAGAACGAGGGCACTGTGGAGTTCCGGGCCCACTACCGGCAGGATCGCCGGGTGGACAGCATGCACGAGAACAGCCGCTTCGTCCGCGTCGACGGGCAGTGGAGCTACGTGGCGCCCGTCAGCTGA
- a CDS encoding DUF1801 domain-containing protein — translation MAKFANVDDYIAALPENLREVATALRPIVNAALPGSIEAMYHASPTWSAGEAVGKNLVCLMKAYSSYVTFALWKGQLVDDESGRLEASAREMAHVKLRSVEDIDAALFTGWLKQARDLEITAAAR, via the coding sequence ATGGCCAAGTTCGCGAACGTCGACGACTACATCGCCGCCCTGCCCGAGAACCTGCGCGAAGTCGCCACCGCGTTGCGCCCGATCGTCAACGCCGCCCTGCCGGGCTCCATCGAGGCGATGTACCACGCCTCCCCGACCTGGAGCGCCGGCGAAGCCGTCGGGAAGAACCTCGTCTGCCTCATGAAGGCCTACTCGTCGTACGTCACCTTCGCCCTGTGGAAGGGGCAGCTCGTCGACGACGAGTCCGGCAGGCTGGAGGCGAGCGCGCGAGAGATGGCGCACGTCAAGCTGCGTTCGGTCGAGGACATCGATGCCGCCTTGTTCACCGGGTGGCTCAAGCAGGCACGAGACCTCGAGATCACCGCGGCGGCGCGATGA
- a CDS encoding DNA-binding protein yields the protein MNDQTDLPPGIGNPATRAFTAAGYTRLEHFTRATEAELASLHGVGPKALRIIREALETRGQTFKRTD from the coding sequence ATGAACGATCAGACCGACCTGCCGCCCGGCATCGGCAACCCGGCGACGCGTGCCTTCACCGCAGCCGGCTACACGCGGCTGGAGCACTTCACCCGCGCCACCGAAGCCGAACTCGCGAGCCTGCACGGCGTCGGCCCCAAAGCGCTCCGCATCATCCGCGAAGCACTGGAAACACGAGGTCAGACATTCAAACGCACCGACTAA
- a CDS encoding HNH endonuclease signature motif containing protein — protein sequence MSETFLPELPQELWRAGKLELAHGVQQSLRVIRMATAGLGRYLAEVESRGVKDLYGYGRTAAWFADVAGLSVGEAGAVVMRAIALNPSRALDGSEVPAALPTTAAVAAEGLVGDERIDQILEILKRLPAEISVEDRANAEKILATLARDAGPRQLADAEANLLALLDPDGNEPKEPEPKEPRREITLERRKDGFWKLTGLLDDETGARTAAALEAYAQPRPVDEFGQADLRMKCERMGDAWVDLLDLAIACPDQPGTSGYRTLVNVTIGLEELKSGLGTACLDFVGTMTAREARLAACDCLMLPVVLSAAGEPLDVGRLRRFVTPGQRRALNIRDGGCAFPGCHRKPKNCHAHHIHHWADGGPTDLRNLVLLCGFHHRLIHHGDWEVRMAADGLPEFIPPQYRDPLRHPRRNTLHHV from the coding sequence GTGTCCGAGACCTTCCTTCCCGAGTTGCCGCAGGAGTTGTGGCGCGCTGGCAAGCTGGAGCTTGCCCATGGCGTGCAGCAGTCTTTGCGGGTGATCAGGATGGCCACCGCCGGTTTGGGGCGGTACCTGGCGGAGGTCGAGTCTCGGGGTGTCAAGGACTTGTACGGGTATGGCCGTACGGCTGCATGGTTCGCGGATGTGGCGGGGTTGTCGGTCGGTGAGGCGGGTGCGGTGGTGATGCGGGCCATCGCGTTGAACCCGTCCCGTGCGTTGGATGGCAGCGAGGTTCCGGCCGCGCTGCCCACGACCGCTGCGGTGGCGGCCGAGGGGTTGGTCGGTGATGAGCGGATCGATCAGATCCTGGAGATTCTGAAGAGGCTTCCGGCCGAGATCTCGGTGGAGGATCGGGCGAATGCGGAGAAGATTCTCGCCACCCTCGCTCGCGACGCTGGTCCCCGCCAGTTGGCGGACGCTGAAGCGAACCTGCTCGCCTTGCTGGACCCCGACGGGAACGAGCCGAAAGAGCCTGAACCGAAGGAGCCGCGCCGGGAGATCACCCTGGAGCGCCGCAAGGACGGGTTCTGGAAGCTGACCGGTCTCCTGGATGACGAGACCGGTGCCCGCACCGCCGCCGCGCTGGAGGCCTACGCGCAACCGCGGCCGGTGGACGAGTTCGGCCAGGCGGATCTTCGGATGAAATGCGAGCGCATGGGTGACGCCTGGGTCGACCTTCTCGACCTGGCGATCGCCTGCCCGGACCAGCCCGGCACCAGCGGGTATCGCACCCTCGTGAACGTCACTATCGGGCTTGAGGAGTTGAAGTCGGGTCTCGGGACCGCGTGCTTGGATTTCGTCGGGACGATGACCGCGAGGGAAGCCCGGCTCGCTGCCTGCGACTGCCTGATGCTGCCGGTCGTGCTGAGCGCCGCCGGCGAACCCCTCGACGTCGGACGACTCAGACGCTTCGTCACACCAGGCCAACGCCGGGCACTGAACATCCGCGACGGCGGCTGCGCCTTCCCCGGCTGTCACCGGAAACCCAAGAATTGCCACGCTCACCACATCCATCACTGGGCAGACGGCGGACCCACGGATCTTCGGAATCTGGTGCTGCTGTGCGGGTTCCATCACCGCCTGATCCATCACGGTGACTGGGAAGTACGGATGGCGGCCGACGGGTTACCGGAGTTCATCCCACCCCAATACCGGGATCCGCTCCGACATCCCCGCCGCAACACCCTGCATCACGTCTGA
- a CDS encoding DUF1684 domain-containing protein — MSTSLDTFTRDWQGWKTQRERDLADPLGWLALVSLDWLEGKPRAYDGLPGLWWQDADAAYLDPQGADLSHDGERITGVRRFELVNSGATTRVVAGDIEIEVARRGGYLIRTHDPKASVLNAFRGVPAYEPDSAWVLSGAFEPFDEPRPTTVGAVVEGLSHVYVSPGVVRFEYDGVEHTLTAFNGKKDGLLILFTDATSGVTTYAANRSLAVPPPEEDGSVVLDFTRATNLPCAFTDFATCPLPPAGNDLPFAVEAGEKLPYERQG; from the coding sequence ATGAGCACAAGCCTGGACACGTTCACGCGGGATTGGCAGGGCTGGAAGACCCAGCGCGAGCGTGATCTCGCCGATCCGCTCGGCTGGCTCGCCCTGGTCTCGCTCGATTGGCTCGAGGGCAAGCCGCGCGCGTACGACGGGCTTCCCGGCCTGTGGTGGCAGGACGCCGACGCGGCGTATCTCGATCCTCAGGGCGCGGATCTCTCGCACGATGGCGAACGGATCACCGGTGTCCGTCGCTTCGAGCTGGTCAACAGCGGTGCGACGACCAGGGTCGTCGCCGGCGACATCGAGATCGAGGTGGCGCGCCGCGGCGGATACCTGATCCGGACGCACGACCCGAAGGCCTCGGTGCTGAACGCTTTCCGCGGTGTCCCGGCGTACGAGCCCGACTCGGCCTGGGTGCTGTCCGGGGCCTTCGAGCCCTTCGACGAGCCACGGCCGACCACGGTCGGAGCGGTCGTCGAAGGACTCAGCCACGTCTACGTTTCGCCGGGTGTCGTGCGGTTCGAGTACGACGGCGTGGAGCACACACTCACCGCGTTCAACGGCAAGAAGGACGGCCTGCTCATTCTCTTCACCGACGCCACGAGCGGTGTCACCACCTACGCGGCGAACCGGTCTCTCGCGGTGCCGCCTCCCGAGGAAGACGGTTCGGTCGTCCTTGATTTCACCCGCGCGACGAATCTGCCCTGCGCGTTCACCGATTTCGCCACGTGCCCGCTGCCGCCGGCGGGCAACGACCTGCCGTTCGCGGTGGAAGCGGGGGAGAAGCTGCCTTACGAGCGGCAGGGCTGA
- a CDS encoding BtrH N-terminal domain-containing protein, with product MIIEGVASAGGEHCETSTLQVLLRHAGVELSEPMLFGLGEGLGFIYWDGKNLPFPFLGGRSKPIEITRKLSDRLGLSLRVKETTSARTAWRNVAEEIDADVPVGLQLDSYHLEYFTSKVHFGGHFAALYGYDDERAFLVDTSQQGGSVSTSLESLERARGEKGPMAAKNRSFTIGADTPLVPLADAIRTAVRANAAEFLDPPIANLGYRGIGNAAAQVRKWLERSSDPAHDLPQAAVLMERAGTGGALFRRIYRDFLEESTALVDDAGLRTAYGKYREIVPLWTEVAELVAQAGKTGDAETLNGASAVLSELARREQEAMTALATVQPCRS from the coding sequence GTGATCATCGAGGGGGTCGCGTCCGCGGGCGGGGAACACTGCGAGACCAGCACGCTCCAAGTCCTCCTGCGGCACGCCGGGGTCGAGCTCTCCGAGCCGATGCTGTTCGGGCTCGGCGAAGGACTGGGCTTCATCTACTGGGACGGGAAGAACCTGCCGTTCCCGTTCCTCGGAGGCCGCAGCAAGCCCATCGAGATCACGCGGAAGCTGAGCGACCGGCTCGGCCTGTCCCTGCGCGTCAAGGAAACGACGTCGGCGCGCACGGCGTGGCGGAACGTGGCCGAGGAAATCGACGCCGACGTGCCGGTCGGTCTTCAGCTCGACTCGTACCACCTGGAGTACTTCACGTCGAAAGTCCACTTCGGAGGACACTTCGCCGCCTTGTACGGCTACGACGACGAGCGCGCTTTCCTGGTCGACACAAGCCAGCAAGGCGGGTCCGTATCGACCTCGCTGGAGAGCCTGGAGCGTGCTCGCGGGGAGAAGGGCCCGATGGCGGCGAAGAATCGCTCGTTCACCATCGGCGCCGACACGCCCCTCGTTCCGCTCGCCGACGCCATCCGCACGGCCGTCCGGGCCAACGCTGCGGAGTTCCTCGATCCGCCCATCGCGAACCTCGGGTATCGCGGGATCGGCAATGCCGCCGCGCAGGTGCGGAAATGGCTGGAGCGCAGCAGTGATCCGGCGCACGACCTTCCGCAGGCCGCCGTCCTGATGGAGCGGGCAGGGACCGGCGGCGCGCTCTTCCGCCGGATCTACCGAGACTTCCTCGAAGAAAGCACAGCACTCGTCGACGACGCCGGTCTCCGCACCGCATATGGGAAATACCGCGAAATCGTTCCACTATGGACAGAAGTCGCGGAATTGGTGGCACAGGCAGGGAAAACCGGCGACGCCGAGACGCTGAACGGCGCGTCCGCCGTCCTGTCCGAGCTGGCCCGGCGCGAACAGGAGGCGATGACGGCGCTCGCGACTGTTCAGCCCTGCCGCTCGTAA
- a CDS encoding MerR family transcriptional regulator has product MTTLMPIGVFAHATRLSVRALRNYDRIGLLVPARIDPGTGYRRYSLEQFARAGLIRRLRELEVPLAEIAAILDAGDPDEVKAAIKRHHDRVAARAAELAAITDGLDSVLAEPTRWLHVYERVRAPQPIARLSIRTPLSGLAELIGPAYARLFAALGGQRVTPSGPPGARYLAVDPDELTVELFVPVEGPVREEGEIGSAELPGALLVATIHEGGYEDVETAYRSLGRWIAERDRLPAGPAEELYLVAPGPGVAPEAYRTEIAWPVTS; this is encoded by the coding sequence ATGACGACCCTGATGCCGATCGGCGTGTTCGCTCACGCCACCAGGCTGTCGGTCCGCGCGTTGCGGAACTACGACCGGATCGGGCTGCTGGTACCCGCCAGGATCGATCCCGGCACCGGGTACCGCCGGTACTCGCTCGAACAGTTCGCCCGCGCCGGTCTGATCCGGCGGCTGCGGGAGCTGGAGGTGCCGCTGGCGGAGATCGCCGCGATCCTGGACGCGGGCGACCCGGACGAGGTGAAGGCCGCGATCAAACGGCATCACGACCGGGTGGCGGCACGGGCCGCGGAGCTCGCGGCGATCACCGACGGACTCGACTCCGTGCTCGCCGAACCGACGCGGTGGCTGCATGTCTACGAGCGTGTGCGCGCGCCGCAGCCGATCGCGCGCCTGTCGATCCGGACCCCGCTGAGCGGGCTGGCCGAGCTGATCGGCCCCGCGTACGCCCGGCTGTTCGCGGCGCTCGGTGGGCAACGGGTCACGCCGTCCGGACCGCCCGGGGCCCGTTACCTCGCCGTCGACCCCGACGAGCTGACCGTCGAACTGTTCGTCCCGGTCGAGGGGCCGGTAAGAGAAGAGGGAGAGATCGGCTCCGCCGAGCTTCCCGGTGCGCTGCTCGTGGCGACGATCCACGAAGGTGGCTACGAAGACGTCGAGACCGCGTACCGATCGCTCGGCCGCTGGATCGCCGAACGCGACCGCCTCCCGGCGGGCCCTGCCGAGGAGTTGTACCTGGTGGCGCCCGGACCGGGCGTCGCGCCCGAGGCCTACCGCACCGAAATCGCCTGGCCGGTGACCTCGTGA
- a CDS encoding discoidin domain-containing protein has product MVMRVRAHRTAWLAVVLALLASLLTTTAASAEVHHPRQKWLREATAGLFLHWGMFTAPRHTDCAAWERAVTDGGWSADYWVDEARKLGASYIVLATFHSRLGYARPWPSAIPGSCSTRRDLLGELVKAGNAKGVRTILYMTDDPQWHKETGVESLDSAAYSAYKGKQVDLTTRPGFGEYSYDLFHEVMDRYADLAGFWIDNDNDYWEKNRLYEQIREKRPSWLLSNNNEDTPIMDTVSNEQKTGITPPYDYPQAAFTPMPRLTEADYKLPTNGGWWYDGTDQAVDFRLSTGRYIANAGSSMKSLMAETPMVNGKFPPQQEAYNNFMASWVPPIKSSLQGKEGGGYLYGGMQPGFWNDGAHGVITVEPGARTQYLHVVTRPRTDLLRLRDNGYKVTGVSDLRTGKSLRFSQSGGYLTIVDIKDWDTYDTVFKVETAGQRHFLDSRTIKATASSSRAGHPASNLVDGNFENYWDADGKQPVSLTLDLGRRRTATYLAVNQREMSPTHARESFGRPEDSARIKDYRVYVSDDGRNWGKPIRTGAMPSARGVQFIDFGERQTRFVKLEVLNTWSGPQAKPFYRQLAIDEIKVAYGYPSSVLGAQVPLEAESFHNDRDGRARLGQCSSCSGSFQVTGLGGGSRNSVTYPKVTAAEAGSHRLQLDTMGGPATSVAVSVNGGIPVEAAIDAGTPGVVSSTAIPVELNAGVNTVKVFSDASSGPGLDRIAFAPLPPSSYTPKTTLTVEPGGIQWLAPGRQSLQVTAKLRLDADDTIKQVSLAPVIPAGWTLQGAPASTASMRVGNELEASWTLLSPEGVTAADIPVTASFDLLGRVQSVSKPVRVSPRPADRVFMREAEDSANDVGDAGVTNCGVCSGGQKVRNIGGDPSSFVRFDAVTMPETRRYTLYIDFTVNGPRSYFVTVNGGTPIEVKVDGAGNNTRLTTSVPVELKAGANTIKLHNDHASAPDLDRLSLG; this is encoded by the coding sequence ATGGTCATGAGAGTTCGAGCGCATCGCACCGCCTGGCTCGCCGTAGTTCTCGCCCTGCTGGCAAGCCTGCTCACCACGACGGCGGCGAGCGCGGAGGTGCACCATCCCCGGCAGAAGTGGCTGCGCGAAGCCACCGCCGGCCTGTTCCTCCATTGGGGCATGTTCACCGCACCGCGGCACACCGATTGCGCCGCTTGGGAACGCGCCGTCACCGACGGCGGCTGGAGCGCGGACTACTGGGTGGACGAGGCCCGCAAGCTGGGCGCCTCCTACATCGTGCTCGCCACTTTCCACAGCAGGCTGGGTTACGCGCGTCCGTGGCCTTCGGCGATCCCGGGCAGCTGCTCCACCCGCCGCGACCTCCTCGGCGAGCTCGTCAAGGCGGGCAACGCGAAGGGTGTCCGGACGATTCTCTACATGACCGACGATCCCCAGTGGCACAAGGAGACCGGGGTCGAGTCGCTGGATTCCGCCGCGTACTCCGCCTACAAGGGCAAGCAGGTCGACCTGACCACCCGTCCCGGCTTCGGTGAGTACAGTTACGACCTCTTCCACGAGGTCATGGACCGCTACGCGGACCTCGCCGGGTTCTGGATCGACAACGACAACGACTACTGGGAGAAGAACCGGCTCTACGAACAGATCCGCGAGAAACGACCGTCCTGGTTGCTGAGCAACAACAACGAGGACACCCCGATCATGGACACCGTCAGCAACGAACAGAAGACCGGCATCACCCCGCCGTACGACTATCCGCAGGCCGCCTTCACCCCGATGCCGAGGCTCACCGAGGCCGACTACAAACTGCCGACCAACGGCGGCTGGTGGTACGACGGCACCGATCAGGCCGTCGACTTCCGGTTGTCGACCGGACGCTACATCGCCAACGCGGGTTCGTCGATGAAATCGCTGATGGCTGAAACCCCGATGGTGAACGGAAAGTTCCCGCCGCAGCAGGAGGCGTACAACAACTTCATGGCGAGCTGGGTGCCGCCGATCAAGTCCTCCCTGCAGGGCAAGGAGGGCGGCGGGTACCTGTACGGCGGCATGCAGCCCGGGTTCTGGAACGACGGCGCGCACGGTGTCATCACCGTCGAACCGGGCGCGCGAACGCAATATCTCCACGTGGTCACGCGGCCGCGCACCGACCTGCTCCGCTTGCGTGACAACGGATACAAGGTGACCGGGGTGTCCGATCTGCGCACCGGCAAGTCGCTGCGCTTCAGCCAATCCGGCGGCTATCTGACCATTGTGGACATCAAAGACTGGGATACCTACGACACGGTGTTCAAGGTGGAAACGGCCGGGCAGCGGCACTTCCTCGACTCCCGCACCATCAAGGCGACCGCTTCGTCCTCGCGCGCCGGGCATCCGGCGTCGAACCTGGTCGACGGGAACTTCGAGAACTATTGGGATGCCGACGGCAAGCAACCGGTTTCGCTGACCTTGGACCTGGGCAGGCGGCGGACCGCCACCTACCTCGCGGTGAACCAGCGCGAGATGTCACCGACGCACGCGCGAGAATCGTTCGGCAGGCCGGAGGACTCGGCGCGGATCAAGGACTATCGCGTCTACGTCAGCGACGACGGGAGGAACTGGGGCAAACCGATCCGCACCGGCGCGATGCCGAGCGCCCGCGGTGTGCAGTTCATCGATTTCGGCGAACGGCAGACCCGGTTCGTCAAACTCGAAGTGCTGAACACCTGGTCCGGGCCGCAGGCGAAACCCTTCTACCGGCAGTTGGCGATCGATGAGATCAAGGTGGCGTACGGCTACCCGAGTTCGGTACTGGGCGCGCAGGTCCCGCTGGAGGCGGAGTCCTTCCACAACGACCGCGACGGCCGCGCCCGGCTCGGCCAATGCTCGTCCTGCTCCGGCTCGTTCCAGGTCACCGGGCTCGGTGGCGGCTCGCGCAACTCGGTCACCTATCCGAAGGTGACGGCCGCCGAAGCCGGAAGCCACCGGCTTCAGCTCGACACCATGGGCGGTCCCGCGACGTCGGTTGCGGTAAGTGTGAACGGCGGCATCCCCGTCGAAGCCGCGATCGACGCCGGAACACCGGGCGTCGTCTCCTCGACGGCGATCCCCGTCGAACTGAACGCCGGCGTCAACACCGTCAAGGTGTTCAGCGACGCCTCCTCGGGGCCGGGCCTCGACCGGATCGCGTTCGCTCCCCTGCCACCGTCGTCCTACACGCCGAAAACGACGCTGACCGTCGAACCGGGCGGCATCCAATGGCTCGCGCCAGGACGGCAGTCCCTTCAGGTGACCGCGAAACTGCGGCTCGACGCCGACGACACGATCAAGCAGGTCAGCCTCGCACCCGTCATCCCGGCGGGCTGGACCTTGCAAGGCGCTCCGGCGAGCACGGCGTCGATGCGGGTCGGGAACGAGCTCGAAGCCTCGTGGACGCTGCTCTCGCCCGAAGGTGTCACCGCGGCCGACATCCCGGTCACCGCGTCGTTCGACCTGCTCGGCCGGGTTCAATCGGTGAGCAAACCCGTCCGGGTGAGCCCACGGCCCGCGGACCGGGTCTTCATGCGGGAGGCCGAAGACTCGGCGAACGACGTCGGTGACGCGGGCGTCACGAACTGCGGGGTGTGCTCGGGTGGGCAGAAGGTCCGCAACATCGGCGGTGACCCGAGCTCGTTCGTGCGGTTCGACGCCGTCACCATGCCCGAGACCAGGCGCTACACCCTCTACATCGACTTCACCGTCAACGGACCGCGCTCGTACTTCGTCACGGTCAACGGCGGCACGCCGATCGAGGTGAAGGTCGACGGCGCCGGCAACAACACCCGGCTCACCACGTCGGTGCCGGTCGAGCTGAAGGCAGGGGCGAACACGATCAAACTGCACAACGACCACGCGTCCGCCCCGGATCTCGATCGGCTGTCACTGGGGTGA